AAACCCTGGTATTTTGCAACACCGTCATGCCCTTTTTCGCCCAATACATTTAGCATCACTGCATTATTGATTGCACGGGTATCGCCCAAAGGCAAGTTAAACACCGAACGTAAGTGCTGATCAAATTGTGATACATAATTACCTTCTATAGTGTGGTGTCCACTATTGTGAGGTCTTGGCGCCAGTTCATTGACTAATATCTGTCCATCTTTGGTAATAAACATTTCTACTGCCAGCAGGCCAGTTATATTTAAAGCTGCGGCAATGTTTTTAGCAATTGTTTCTGCTCTTTCCTGAACGTGTTCAGGGTAAGTAGAAGGAGAGATTAAAAATTCTACAAGATTTGCTTCTGCATTGAATTCCATTTCTACCATAGGGAAGGTCTTCACCTCGCCATTAGAATTTCTGGACACAATAACAGCGATTTCTTTTTCGAAATCTACCAGTTCTTCAATTAAGCAAGGACTGTCAAATGCATTGTCCAGATCTGCGATGTTATTAATCCGCATCACACCTTTACCATCATAACCATCTTTGCGCTGTTTAAGCATGTATGGGAATGGAAAACTTGAATTTAATAAGTCTTCTTTGGTATTAGCCAGCTGAAAAGGAGCTGTAGGAATATCATTTTCTTTGAAAAATTGTTTCTGAATACCTTTATCCTGGATTAAACGGATAACTCTGGCTTGTGGAAATACCATTTTGCCTTCTTTCTCCAGTTGCTCTAAAGCCTCGATATTTACCTTTTCAATTTCGATAGTAATCACATCTGCTTTTTTACCGAATTTATATACTGTATCGAAGTCAGTGATAGATCCGCATTCAAAGTAGTTTGCAAGATGTTTGCAGGGAGCTTCATGATCAGGATCCAAAACCAGCGTAGTCAGGTTGTAATTAATAGCTTCCTGAATTAACATCCGCCCTAATTGTCCACCACCCAGAATTCCTAATTTTAACTCACTTATTTGTTTTGCCATGTCAATATGAAAATATATGCTTTTACGCCTGTTTAAAATTTACCTGATAATTTGTTTATGCTTCTTTTTAGCTGCAACTTCGTCAAATTCAATTTAGGTAGGAAAGCTATCAAAATTGAATTTAACTTTGTTTCACTGAAAAATAAGCTGTAAACAATTTTATCATATAAAATTAAACAGGCTTTATTTTGCACAAAAATAACAATATAAACGGATTTGATGGAGGCTGATGCTATAATAATTGGGGCGGGCGCATGCGGATTGATGTGTGCAGTACAAGCTGGATACCTTGGTAAGAAGGTGATTATACTGGAAAAAGGAAGTAAGGCGGGAGCCAAAATATTAATCTCCGGAGGCGGTAGGTGCAACTATACCAATATGTTCGCTACCGACGAACAATTTATTTCGGGAAATAAACACTTTAGTAAATCGGCCTTTACACAGTGGACGGTCGCAGATACCATCAGCTTTTTTGAAACTTACGGGATTGATGGGAAAGAAAAAACGTTAGGACAATTGTTCCCTGAGGATAAGAATGCAAAAGACATTGTAGAGGTATTTACAACGCTGTGTTCAGACTTTGGACAGGAGATCAAATGCAATGCCGATGTAACTGACATTATACAAAACGACGGTTCTTATAGTATCACTTATCAGCAATCTGGTAAAACATATACTTTGAATACTCCGAAACTTGTCATTGCTACAGGTGGATTACCAATTCCAAAGATGGGTGCAACAGATTTTGCACTCCGTTTTGCCCGTAAAAACGGGTTAAAGATTATTGATACTGCGCCAGCACTGGTTCCACTGACAATTACAGGAAAAGAGGAAGAATGGTACGCACAACTTTCTGGAAATTCAGTTTTTTGCGAAGTCAGCAATGATAAAATCTCTTTCGAGGAGAATATTCTGTTTACCCACTGGGGATTAAGCGGGCCTGCAATCTTGCAGATCTCCTCTTACTGGCAACCAGGAGAAAGTATAAATATTAACCTTTTACCGCGGGAAGATATCACTGCACTGCTTGAAGAAGAAAGAAAATACCATGGAAAGACATTATTGTCTACCTTACTGAACAGATATTATGCGAAAAAATTTACTGATGCCCTGCATAAATACCTTCCAGTTGACAAAGCTGTAGCCTCTTTAACAAAAACTGAACTGGAATTAATCCATCAGACCATTCATTTGTTTAAAGTGAAGCCTGCGGGTGATAAGGGCTATGACAAGGCAGAAGTAATGCGTGGTGGAATTGATACCAACGAGTTATCTTCTAAAACGCTTGAATGTAAAAAAATGCCAGGCCTTTATTTTGGCGGGGAATGTGTAGATGTTACCGGCTGGCTTGGCGGATATAATTTTCAATGGGCATGGGCTTGTGGCTTTGTGATTGCACAGGGGATATAGCGCATTTTTTATGAACGAAACAGAAGTATTAAAACAATATTGGGGATTTAATTCATTCAGGCCTTTACAGCAGGATATTATCCAGGCTGTATTGGAAGGAAAGGATGTGATGGCACTTTTACCAACAGGAGGCGGGAAATCTTTATGTTTCCAGGTGCCTGCGCTAGTAAAAGAAGGGATTTGTATTGTGGTTTCGCCACTGATTGCCCTGATGAAAGATCAGGTAGAAAATTTAAAAGCAAAAGGGGTCAATGCCGTAGCTATCTACGCTGGAATGGGTAAAAGAGAAATAGATATTTTGCTGGATAACTGTATTTATGGCCCTGTTAAATTTCTTTACCTGTCACCGGAACGTTTATTAGCTGATCTGGTGAGAACCAGGATTTCTTATATGAATGTTAACCTGATTGCGATAGATGAAGCGCATTGTATTTCACAGTGGGGTTATGATTTCAGGCCATCTTATATGCAGATTACCGCATTGAGAGAAATCCATCCGGAAGTTCCTTTTATCGCGTTAACGGCAACTGCTACAGCTTTTGTAAGGGAAGATATCGTAGATAAATTAACGCTCAGAGACCCACAGATCTTTGTACAGAGCTTTGCGCGTAAAAACCTGAGTTATGTAGTTTTTGGACTGGAAGATAAGCACAAAAAGCTGATTGATATTGTGACAAACGTAAAAGGGAGCGGGCTGGTTTATGTACGAAACAGGCGCGAAACTTCAGAAATTGCTCTTTTTTTGAAGAGAAATCAGATTGCTGCCGATTTTTATCATGCAGGAATAGAAAAAGATGAACGTTCCAAAAAGCAGGAAGCCTGGAAGCAGAATAAGATCAGGGTCATGGTGGCAACCAATGCTTTTGGGATGGGAATAGATAAACCTGACGTCCGTTTTGTAGTTCATCTGGATCTCCCTGAAAGTCTGGAAGCTTATTATCAGGAAGCGGGTCGCGGTGGCAGGGACGGAAAAAGGGCTTATGCGGTTTTGCTGGCTAATGCCTCAGATCAGTTGGCCTTAAAAGCAAAATACACAGATAGTTTTCCATCTGTAGAAGAAATCAAGAAGACCTATCATTATTTAGGAACTTACTTTCAGCTGGCTTATGGAGCAGGAGCAGGGGTCAGCTTTAGCTTTGATCTGGCGGATTTCTGCAAGCGTTTTAAGCTGGGTGTAATCAAGACTATGGGCGCATTGAAATTTCTGGAGCATGATGGTTATATCACGCTTTCAGAAAATATATTTTTACCTTCCCGGGTTTTATTTACCGCGGGAAATGAAGATGTTTATCGTTTCCAGATTGAGAACTCTGGCTATGATCCTTTGATTAAAACGATATTGAGGTCTTATGGTGGAATGTTTGACCATTATGCTAATATTAGTGAAAGCGATATTGCGACAAAGTTGAAGACCTCTTTTAACAGTGTGGTGCGGCAACTGAATAATTTGCAGGATCAGGGCTTAATCTCTTATCTTCCGCAAACAGATCAGCCTCAAATGCAGTTTGTAGTAGCGAGAGTAGATTTATTACATCTGGATACGGATGTAAAATATATAGAATTGAGAAAAAAGATACAATCTGAACAGATCCGCGCAGTATTGGCTTATGCAGATACATTTGTTTGCAGAAGTATCCAGTTATTATCTTATTTTGATGAACCTAATGCTGATCAGTGCGGGGTATGCGATGTTTGTTTAGCGCAGAAAAGGAATGAAGACCTTGCAGAACTGGACGATAAGATAGATTTTGAAATTGCAACGCTGGTTCAAACGGAACCTCAGACACTTGATGCGCTGATTAATCAGATCAGAACGGGCACAGATCAGGATAAGCTAAACCGCATTCGCGAGCTATTGGATGCAGGTAAAATTAAAACAGACGGCAAAAACTATTACCTTTGACAAACCTTGAAAAATTATGATGAAGAAATTATTCCTATTTAGCTTAGCTCTACCGTTACTTTTTACAGCATGTAAAACTAAATGTGTAGAAGATTCGGGTCTGCACTCCAGTAAAGAATTTACAGTGAAGCCTTACAATGAAATTGTAGTAAGCGGGCCTATCAAATTACTGATGCGCCAGGATAGTAGTTTTAAAGTGAATATACAGGCAGATTCTAATGTTATCGGGCTTATTAAAGCTGAAGTGAATAAAAATGGATTGGTTATTGAACTTGATCCGAAAAAATATTGCGGAAAAGATTCTATTATCGTGAGTGCCGGAATTGGAGAGCTTAAAACGCTTGAAGCAAAAGGAGCCAGCCATATTTATACTTCATCCCGTATCAATGTAAATGACCTTGATGTTAAATCATCTGGTGCAACAACGATCAACCTGGAATTGAATGCTGGTAAGCTCACTACCACTACTGATGGTGAGGCGCATATCAACCTGATCGGACAGGCAGGTGTACACCAGGTAAAGAGTAAAGGGGTAATACAA
The sequence above is drawn from the Pedobacter cryoconitis genome and encodes:
- a CDS encoding 5-(carboxyamino)imidazole ribonucleotide synthase, yielding MAKQISELKLGILGGGQLGRMLIQEAINYNLTTLVLDPDHEAPCKHLANYFECGSITDFDTVYKFGKKADVITIEIEKVNIEALEQLEKEGKMVFPQARVIRLIQDKGIQKQFFKENDIPTAPFQLANTKEDLLNSSFPFPYMLKQRKDGYDGKGVMRINNIADLDNAFDSPCLIEELVDFEKEIAVIVSRNSNGEVKTFPMVEMEFNAEANLVEFLISPSTYPEHVQERAETIAKNIAAALNITGLLAVEMFITKDGQILVNELAPRPHNSGHHTIEGNYVSQFDQHLRSVFNLPLGDTRAINNAVMLNVLGEKGHDGVAKYQGLEKIMAIDGVYVHLYGKKYTKPFRKMGHITIVDQNREAAIEKANLIKETLKVIS
- a CDS encoding NAD(P)/FAD-dependent oxidoreductase, whose protein sequence is MEADAIIIGAGACGLMCAVQAGYLGKKVIILEKGSKAGAKILISGGGRCNYTNMFATDEQFISGNKHFSKSAFTQWTVADTISFFETYGIDGKEKTLGQLFPEDKNAKDIVEVFTTLCSDFGQEIKCNADVTDIIQNDGSYSITYQQSGKTYTLNTPKLVIATGGLPIPKMGATDFALRFARKNGLKIIDTAPALVPLTITGKEEEWYAQLSGNSVFCEVSNDKISFEENILFTHWGLSGPAILQISSYWQPGESININLLPREDITALLEEERKYHGKTLLSTLLNRYYAKKFTDALHKYLPVDKAVASLTKTELELIHQTIHLFKVKPAGDKGYDKAEVMRGGIDTNELSSKTLECKKMPGLYFGGECVDVTGWLGGYNFQWAWACGFVIAQGI
- a CDS encoding ATP-dependent DNA helicase RecQ; translated protein: MNETEVLKQYWGFNSFRPLQQDIIQAVLEGKDVMALLPTGGGKSLCFQVPALVKEGICIVVSPLIALMKDQVENLKAKGVNAVAIYAGMGKREIDILLDNCIYGPVKFLYLSPERLLADLVRTRISYMNVNLIAIDEAHCISQWGYDFRPSYMQITALREIHPEVPFIALTATATAFVREDIVDKLTLRDPQIFVQSFARKNLSYVVFGLEDKHKKLIDIVTNVKGSGLVYVRNRRETSEIALFLKRNQIAADFYHAGIEKDERSKKQEAWKQNKIRVMVATNAFGMGIDKPDVRFVVHLDLPESLEAYYQEAGRGGRDGKRAYAVLLANASDQLALKAKYTDSFPSVEEIKKTYHYLGTYFQLAYGAGAGVSFSFDLADFCKRFKLGVIKTMGALKFLEHDGYITLSENIFLPSRVLFTAGNEDVYRFQIENSGYDPLIKTILRSYGGMFDHYANISESDIATKLKTSFNSVVRQLNNLQDQGLISYLPQTDQPQMQFVVARVDLLHLDTDVKYIELRKKIQSEQIRAVLAYADTFVCRSIQLLSYFDEPNADQCGVCDVCLAQKRNEDLAELDDKIDFEIATLVQTEPQTLDALINQIRTGTDQDKLNRIRELLDAGKIKTDGKNYYL
- a CDS encoding head GIN domain-containing protein, with amino-acid sequence MMKKLFLFSLALPLLFTACKTKCVEDSGLHSSKEFTVKPYNEIVVSGPIKLLMRQDSSFKVNIQADSNVIGLIKAEVNKNGLVIELDPKKYCGKDSIIVSAGIGELKTLEAKGASHIYTSSRINVNDLDVKSSGATTINLELNAGKLTTTTDGEAHINLIGQAGVHQVKSKGVIQMNAFDFITGIYSLDVEGVGKLNINVLNELKAKTSGATTIYYKGNPKKVDENKSGVAKLEKVN